One genomic segment of Aquamicrobium lusatiense includes these proteins:
- a CDS encoding ABC transporter substrate-binding protein — protein MKSFALLAAAGAFAVFAGAAAQAAEYGKCEPQGERGSIKLETIAADTLTVATVLPNPGWYNGVSPEKIEDGFEYCMGAEIAHRAGLDKVRLVNMAWDQYISGTASNYDIGIAGTTITEARKQVFDFSQPYFSSNLGVAVKKGADVTAENIRTKRIGVLQGNMGSDWVIGTLKPEQQPGLYQSQPDMVTALIAGQVDAIISDTTLVLSATNGTNGMIEVIGQFELDQGYGIVLPKGSANAATIDQAVATFREDGTLAGLSAKYLTPLFGVDPATIPVWNQN, from the coding sequence ATGAAGTCATTTGCATTGCTGGCCGCGGCCGGCGCGTTTGCCGTTTTTGCCGGTGCTGCCGCTCAGGCGGCCGAATATGGCAAGTGCGAGCCGCAGGGCGAGCGCGGCAGCATCAAGCTGGAAACCATTGCCGCCGATACGCTGACTGTGGCGACGGTGCTGCCCAATCCGGGCTGGTACAACGGTGTGTCGCCCGAGAAGATCGAGGACGGCTTCGAATATTGCATGGGCGCCGAGATCGCCCATCGCGCTGGTCTGGACAAGGTGCGCCTCGTCAACATGGCCTGGGACCAGTACATCTCCGGCACCGCTTCCAACTATGACATCGGCATTGCCGGCACGACCATCACCGAAGCCCGCAAGCAGGTCTTCGATTTCAGCCAGCCTTATTTCTCGTCCAATCTCGGCGTTGCCGTGAAGAAGGGCGCCGACGTGACGGCTGAGAACATCCGCACCAAGCGTATCGGCGTGCTGCAGGGCAACATGGGTTCGGACTGGGTCATCGGCACGCTGAAGCCCGAGCAGCAGCCGGGCCTCTACCAGTCGCAGCCCGACATGGTCACGGCCCTGATCGCCGGTCAGGTGGATGCCATCATCTCCGATACGACGCTGGTCCTCTCCGCCACCAACGGAACCAATGGCATGATCGAAGTCATCGGCCAGTTCGAGCTCGATCAGGGTTATGGCATCGTGCTGCCGAAGGGCTCGGCCAATGCCGCCACGATCGATCAGGCGGTCGCCACCTTCCGGGAAGACGGCACGCTGGCTGGTCTGTCCGCCAAATATCTGACGCCCCTGTTCGGCGTCGATCCGGCGACCATCCCCGTCTGGAACCAGAACTGA
- a CDS encoding FadR/GntR family transcriptional regulator, whose protein sequence is MVFRRLREAITMGELSPGEQLPPENELARMLGVAPMTARIALGAMRDMGLLTTVRGRNGGNFIAEDVGERLADAARRLRLTREELRDLTDWRRAISGEACYLAAERGTEDDFVRIEQAAREYDDLLPKFPDMRFADARFHMVIAEVSGSSRLLKQETEIQVEVTNFILSAAKPAAAKNLTPYNHDRIVKAIRNRQPAAARDAMAEHAEQTFAWVTVVI, encoded by the coding sequence ATGGTGTTCCGCCGCCTGCGCGAAGCCATCACCATGGGCGAGCTCAGCCCCGGCGAGCAGCTTCCGCCTGAAAACGAGCTGGCCAGAATGCTGGGCGTCGCCCCGATGACGGCCCGGATCGCGCTGGGCGCCATGCGCGACATGGGATTGCTCACCACGGTACGCGGCCGCAATGGCGGCAATTTCATCGCTGAGGATGTGGGCGAGCGTCTGGCCGATGCCGCGCGCCGCCTGCGGCTGACGCGCGAGGAATTGCGTGATCTGACCGACTGGCGACGCGCCATCTCCGGCGAGGCCTGCTATCTGGCCGCCGAGCGCGGTACGGAGGACGATTTCGTCCGCATCGAGCAGGCGGCACGGGAATACGACGATCTGCTGCCCAAATTTCCGGACATGCGTTTCGCCGATGCCCGCTTTCACATGGTCATCGCCGAAGTGTCGGGATCGTCGCGGCTTCTCAAGCAGGAAACGGAAATTCAGGTCGAGGTGACGAATTTCATCCTGTCGGCGGCCAAGCCGGCAGCCGCCAAGAACCTCACTCCCTACAATCATGACAGGATCGTCAAAGCGATCCGCAATCGTCAGCCGGCGGCCGCGCGCGACGCCATGGCCGAACATGCGGAACAGACGTTTGCATGGGTCACGGTGGTGATCTGA
- a CDS encoding gamma-glutamyl-gamma-aminobutyrate hydrolase family protein has protein sequence MPQTTSEHKPAGPRILVSGSLSSPYASDYLACTLREFSDSAFAGLKAGGASVSFVEASAPQLTQREALEDVDGVLMLGGADADPQTYGQQVVADSVYGIHRAADDYEIGLLQLAREKGLPILGICRGMQLLNIAAGGDMVQEIGGGTMHYLNADNSVMTAHPTEILPDTRLEEVFGAGEIIVRSGHHQAVSKVGEGLRVASRAADGIVEALEGTDDAWVVGVQWHPEDPKASHEDFERLVGAFLAHCRRA, from the coding sequence ATGCCCCAAACCACCTCTGAACACAAGCCGGCCGGTCCCCGCATTCTCGTCTCCGGCTCTCTCTCTTCGCCTTATGCGAGCGATTATCTGGCCTGCACCCTGCGGGAGTTTTCGGATTCCGCCTTTGCCGGGCTGAAGGCCGGCGGCGCCTCGGTTTCCTTCGTAGAGGCGTCCGCGCCGCAGCTTACCCAGCGCGAGGCGCTCGAAGACGTCGACGGAGTGCTGATGCTTGGCGGCGCCGATGCCGATCCGCAGACATACGGACAGCAGGTCGTGGCCGACAGCGTCTACGGCATCCATCGGGCGGCCGATGACTATGAGATCGGGCTTCTGCAGCTTGCGCGGGAGAAGGGTCTCCCCATTCTGGGCATCTGCCGTGGCATGCAGCTTCTCAACATCGCTGCCGGCGGCGATATGGTTCAGGAGATCGGTGGCGGCACCATGCACTATCTCAACGCCGACAATTCGGTGATGACCGCGCATCCCACCGAAATACTGCCGGATACTCGCCTTGAAGAGGTTTTCGGGGCCGGCGAGATCATCGTCCGCTCCGGCCATCATCAGGCCGTGTCGAAGGTCGGCGAGGGGCTTCGCGTCGCGTCAAGGGCGGCGGATGGCATTGTCGAGGCGCTGGAGGGCACCGACGACGCGTGGGTGGTGGGTGTCCAGTGGCATCCGGAAGACCCCAAAGCCTCGCATGAAGATTTCGAACGGCTTGTGGGTGCGTTTCTCGCTCATTGCCGCCGCGCATAA
- the trpA gene encoding tryptophan synthase subunit alpha: MTETRIDRRMAKLKEEGRPALVTYFMGGDPDYDTSLSIMKALARSGADIIELGMPFSDPMADGPAIQAAGLRSLKGGQTLVRTLQMAADFRKDDNETPIVLMGYYNPIYIYGVDRFLADAKASGIDGLIVVDLPPEMDEELCVPALKAGINFIRLATPTTDEKRLPKVLQNTSGFVYYVSMTGITGSALADTGKVSEAVKRIKQHTDLPVCVGFGVKTAGQARTIGASADGVVVGTAIVNAVANVLGADGKRTADPAEAVATLVSGLAQGVRQARLAAAE, translated from the coding sequence ATGACCGAAACCCGCATCGACCGCCGCATGGCGAAGCTGAAAGAAGAGGGCCGCCCGGCGCTCGTCACCTATTTCATGGGCGGCGACCCCGACTATGACACCTCCCTGTCGATCATGAAGGCGCTTGCCCGGTCGGGGGCCGACATCATCGAACTCGGCATGCCGTTTTCCGATCCGATGGCCGATGGTCCCGCCATTCAGGCGGCAGGTCTGCGTTCGCTGAAGGGCGGGCAGACGCTGGTGCGCACTTTGCAGATGGCAGCCGATTTTCGCAAAGATGACAATGAGACGCCGATCGTGCTGATGGGCTACTACAATCCCATCTACATCTACGGTGTGGACCGCTTCCTGGCCGATGCGAAGGCATCCGGCATCGATGGTCTGATCGTGGTCGATCTGCCACCGGAAATGGACGAGGAACTGTGCGTTCCGGCGCTGAAGGCAGGCATCAACTTCATCCGCCTCGCTACGCCGACGACAGATGAAAAGCGCCTGCCGAAGGTTCTGCAAAACACCTCCGGCTTCGTCTACTACGTGTCGATGACCGGCATTACGGGCTCCGCTCTGGCCGACACCGGCAAGGTTTCCGAGGCGGTGAAGCGCATTAAGCAGCACACTGATCTGCCGGTGTGCGTCGGCTTCGGCGTCAAGACGGCCGGGCAGGCCCGCACCATAGGCGCCTCGGCTGACGGCGTCGTGGTCGGTACGGCCATCGTCAATGCGGTTGCTAATGTTCTGGGCGCCGATGGCAAGCGCACCGCCGATCCGGCCGAGGCGGTTGCAACGCTGGTTTCCGGTCTTGCACAGGGCGTGCGTCAGGCCCGCCTTGCTGCTGCCGAATAG
- a CDS encoding phosphoribosylanthranilate isomerase, with translation MALDIKICGLKTEAALASAIDGGASHVGFIFFPKSPRNVTPQEAGELRALARGRAKAVAVTVDADDAFLDAIVDAMQPDMLQLHGSESPERVAQVKVRYALPVMKAFAIHKAADLARIAPYRGIAERFLFDAKPPPGSALPGGNGVRFDWTILAGLDAGVDYMLSGGLDAANIADALRLANPPGIDISSGVESEPGVKDTALIEAFFKAVAAARDDRAA, from the coding sequence ATGGCACTGGACATCAAGATCTGCGGGCTGAAGACGGAGGCGGCGCTGGCATCGGCCATCGACGGCGGCGCCAGCCATGTCGGCTTTATTTTTTTCCCAAAAAGCCCCCGCAACGTGACCCCGCAGGAAGCCGGTGAACTGCGCGCACTGGCGCGCGGCAGAGCGAAGGCTGTCGCGGTCACCGTCGATGCCGATGACGCTTTTCTGGATGCCATCGTCGATGCGATGCAACCCGACATGCTCCAGCTTCACGGCTCCGAAAGCCCGGAACGTGTGGCGCAGGTCAAGGTGCGCTATGCGCTGCCTGTGATGAAGGCTTTCGCCATTCACAAGGCGGCGGATCTGGCGCGCATAGCACCCTATCGCGGTATTGCCGAGCGCTTCCTGTTCGATGCAAAGCCGCCGCCAGGCTCCGCGCTTCCGGGCGGAAACGGCGTACGCTTCGACTGGACCATCCTTGCCGGGCTTGACGCTGGTGTCGATTACATGCTTTCCGGCGGGCTCGACGCTGCCAATATCGCAGACGCCCTGCGGCTTGCTAACCCGCCCGGCATCGACATATCGTCAGGCGTCGAAAGTGAGCCCGGCGTCAAGGACACGGCGCTCATCGAAGCCTTTTTCAAGGCGGTTGCAGCCGCGCGCGACGACCGTGCAGCCTGA
- a CDS encoding glycosyltransferase: MLFVAPDDYPPFRVDLVELFSNHLVGRGLEIDWSLRPYQDGPARVEERGSERFYLAHRAKAKRFGSVRYMLAENWLRLKLAWEVARGRYDLVQVRDQPLWVITYALAAKISGTPCLFWMSYPVLEARLRIAVENLVPMSWPSRLLRMLYATLGSVLFYHVGLPLTDHVIVQSKRMRERVGFRGIPMQKMTPIPMGVSTGRYNAQSIVPTDDPRLTGRKSMAYMCADVFSITTDLTFQALAALVAEGYDAVLVIIGAVPDFERDNFMEQLEKLGISERVIFTGRLPLAEALGWVKRVDVCLSPFEMDSAQQVATPTKLVEYLAMGRPVVATVHYDQSEVINCSGAGYITAFSGEAMAQAVARLFDDPQKAEAMGAKGPPWIKANREYAHLADTVEEIYAGLLARRKKIRN, from the coding sequence ATGCTGTTCGTCGCCCCGGACGACTATCCGCCCTTCCGTGTCGATCTGGTGGAGCTGTTTTCCAACCATCTGGTCGGTCGCGGGCTTGAGATAGACTGGAGCCTGCGCCCCTATCAGGACGGCCCGGCCCGCGTGGAAGAGCGTGGAAGCGAGCGCTTCTATCTGGCTCACCGCGCCAAGGCGAAGCGCTTCGGCTCCGTGCGGTACATGCTGGCTGAGAACTGGCTGCGGCTGAAACTGGCGTGGGAGGTCGCGCGCGGCCGCTATGACCTCGTGCAGGTCCGCGACCAGCCGCTGTGGGTGATCACCTACGCTCTCGCCGCGAAAATCTCAGGCACGCCCTGCCTGTTCTGGATGAGCTATCCGGTGCTGGAAGCGCGCCTGCGCATCGCCGTGGAAAATCTCGTTCCGATGAGCTGGCCATCACGGCTGCTGCGGATGCTCTACGCCACCCTGGGCAGCGTTCTGTTCTACCATGTGGGGCTGCCCCTCACCGACCATGTCATCGTGCAGTCGAAACGCATGCGCGAGCGCGTCGGCTTTCGCGGCATACCCATGCAGAAGATGACGCCGATCCCGATGGGCGTCTCCACCGGGCGCTACAATGCGCAATCCATTGTCCCGACAGACGATCCGCGCCTGACGGGCAGGAAAAGCATGGCCTATATGTGCGCGGATGTTTTCAGCATCACCACCGATCTGACCTTTCAGGCGCTGGCTGCACTTGTGGCCGAAGGCTACGACGCAGTGCTGGTCATCATCGGCGCAGTGCCTGATTTCGAGCGCGACAATTTCATGGAACAGCTGGAAAAGCTTGGCATATCCGAACGGGTGATCTTCACCGGACGCCTGCCGCTTGCCGAAGCGCTCGGCTGGGTCAAGCGGGTGGATGTGTGCCTGTCGCCTTTCGAGATGGACTCCGCCCAGCAGGTCGCGACCCCGACCAAGCTGGTTGAGTATCTGGCCATGGGCAGGCCGGTGGTGGCGACGGTTCACTATGACCAGAGCGAGGTCATCAACTGCAGCGGCGCCGGATACATCACCGCCTTTTCAGGCGAAGCGATGGCACAGGCCGTGGCGCGGCTTTTCGACGACCCGCAAAAGGCCGAGGCAATGGGGGCAAAGGGCCCCCCATGGATCAAGGCCAACCGCGAATACGCGCATCTGGCAGATACCGTGGAAGAGATCTACGCCGGGTTGCTGGCGAGACGGAAGAAGATCCGCAACTGA
- a CDS encoding amino acid ABC transporter permease has protein sequence MTSLSPAPRSRGLAVFATLLAIALLVAVAAVGESVRAGITTSPELSTFSIWVMVAGLALGALTLWAAVSALRHSFRSAREEAAGEVLASRASAAQSRQQSFVTFGLAFAIVIAFALIQLVLINDGNIQRTFLRGDLMASSALDIARAFIVNIRLAFISGVIVLVFGLVLAIARMIPGKAGAPVRFLAVAYIDLMRAVPAIIVLYLIGFGLPLTNLPLLSGLNAEWFAIMALSLTYSAYVAEVYRSGIASIHPSQWAASRSLGFSYLQTLRFFILPQAMRLVIPPMLSTFIALQKDTSLVNVIGTLDAFNQAKFYASSTFNLSSVTVVAILFVIITIPQTRFVDWMLERGASRRKGA, from the coding sequence ATGACCTCGCTGAGCCCTGCACCGCGCAGTCGCGGTCTGGCGGTTTTCGCCACGCTGCTCGCCATAGCCTTGCTCGTTGCCGTTGCTGCGGTGGGAGAAAGTGTTCGCGCAGGCATAACCACCAGCCCGGAGCTTTCCACCTTCAGCATCTGGGTGATGGTAGCAGGGCTGGCGCTCGGTGCCCTAACCCTGTGGGCCGCCGTGAGCGCGCTGCGTCATTCTTTTCGCAGTGCCCGTGAAGAAGCCGCCGGTGAGGTGCTCGCCTCCCGTGCCAGCGCTGCGCAGTCGCGCCAGCAGAGCTTCGTCACCTTCGGGCTGGCCTTTGCCATCGTGATCGCCTTTGCACTGATCCAGCTCGTGCTGATCAACGACGGCAACATCCAGCGCACCTTCCTGCGCGGCGATCTGATGGCCTCCAGCGCGCTCGACATTGCGCGTGCCTTCATCGTCAACATCCGGCTGGCCTTCATCTCGGGCGTCATCGTTCTGGTGTTCGGGCTGGTTCTGGCCATTGCTCGCATGATCCCGGGCAAAGCCGGCGCGCCGGTCAGGTTTCTGGCCGTCGCCTATATCGACCTGATGCGGGCGGTACCGGCCATCATCGTTCTCTACCTGATCGGTTTCGGCCTGCCGCTGACCAATCTGCCGCTGCTGAGCGGGCTCAATGCCGAATGGTTCGCGATCATGGCGCTGTCACTCACTTACAGCGCCTATGTGGCCGAGGTGTACCGCTCCGGCATCGCATCCATCCACCCCTCGCAATGGGCGGCCAGCCGCTCGCTCGGCTTCTCCTATCTGCAGACGCTGCGCTTCTTCATTCTGCCGCAGGCCATGCGTCTGGTCATTCCGCCGATGCTGAGCACCTTCATCGCCCTGCAGAAGGACACTTCGCTGGTCAACGTCATCGGCACGCTCGATGCCTTCAACCAGGCGAAGTTCTACGCGTCGAGCACGTTCAACCTGTCGTCGGTGACGGTGGTGGCCATCCTGTTCGTCATCATCACCATTCCGCAGACCCGCTTTGTCGACTGGATGCTTGAGCGTGGCGCCAGCCGCCGCAAGGGAGCTTGA
- a CDS encoding GNAT family N-acetyltransferase, translated as MHHKCSRRQDKSELRNADPRIPRPFLKTYRLRLGREQHGRGGNLRMHRISAVKRTYGAQEMTPPQEMRASAPVKTSWQSSGSSHFEVRAFDRPSLIEPEWRQLEATGCGTVFQRYDWVDAYVRHVLPHENARASILLGRLDGEPAFILPLAISKTGPVRIARWIGGKHTSYNFGLWSREGAARMRTLSRSVIERILGKALGNADCALLGQMPRCFDDIAQPLGALSSIPCATEGYAFALSRDFDALLQDRDGRNRRKRVKAKERKMGAAGEVRYQMLLDPAEEHAALDFFFEQKALRLAEQGKPNSFAEPGVTAFFHDLIDRSIGTDEPLLEIASLSVDGKTRAVTGSGIYRGHMNSYFTAFALDELAQHSPGNVLTFRHIEHSCERGMTVYDLGIGYEDYKTHWCDIIHELDDAYAVFTPLGSVAVSTMRLGEAVKDRIRRNRQLWQSLKTVKDYVSRRLSR; from the coding sequence ATGCATCACAAATGCAGCCGTAGGCAGGACAAGTCAGAGTTGAGAAACGCTGATCCTCGTATTCCTAGACCATTCCTTAAAACGTATAGGTTAAGGCTGGGGAGGGAGCAGCATGGCCGGGGCGGAAATCTCAGGATGCATCGTATCTCGGCCGTGAAGCGCACTTACGGAGCACAGGAGATGACACCACCGCAGGAAATGCGGGCGTCCGCACCGGTGAAAACGAGCTGGCAGAGTTCCGGGTCGTCCCATTTTGAGGTGCGGGCCTTTGACAGGCCTTCGCTGATCGAGCCGGAATGGAGGCAGCTGGAGGCAACCGGTTGCGGCACGGTCTTTCAGCGCTACGACTGGGTCGATGCCTATGTGCGCCATGTCCTGCCGCATGAAAATGCCCGGGCGTCCATCCTGCTTGGACGGCTCGATGGAGAACCGGCCTTCATTCTGCCGCTCGCCATATCGAAGACCGGACCTGTGCGCATCGCGAGATGGATTGGTGGCAAGCATACGAGCTACAATTTCGGACTGTGGAGCCGGGAAGGCGCAGCGAGAATGCGCACCCTTTCCCGTTCCGTCATCGAGCGGATACTTGGTAAGGCGCTCGGCAACGCCGACTGTGCGCTGCTTGGGCAGATGCCGCGTTGCTTCGATGATATCGCCCAGCCTCTCGGCGCACTGTCCTCAATCCCATGCGCGACCGAAGGCTATGCGTTCGCGCTGTCCCGCGACTTCGACGCCCTTCTTCAAGACCGTGACGGGCGCAATCGCCGGAAAAGAGTGAAGGCCAAGGAGCGCAAGATGGGCGCGGCCGGCGAGGTCCGCTATCAGATGCTGCTGGATCCCGCAGAGGAACATGCAGCTCTCGACTTCTTCTTCGAGCAAAAAGCGCTCCGTCTTGCCGAGCAGGGCAAACCCAACAGCTTCGCAGAACCGGGCGTTACCGCCTTCTTTCACGATCTGATAGATCGCTCCATCGGAACGGATGAGCCTCTCCTGGAGATAGCCTCGCTTTCAGTCGACGGGAAAACGCGGGCCGTTACCGGATCGGGCATCTATCGCGGCCATATGAACAGCTATTTTACGGCATTCGCGCTCGACGAGCTTGCACAACACAGCCCCGGCAACGTACTCACCTTCCGTCATATCGAGCACAGTTGCGAACGTGGCATGACCGTCTACGATCTCGGCATCGGCTATGAAGACTACAAGACACACTGGTGCGATATCATTCACGAACTCGACGATGCCTATGCTGTTTTCACTCCCCTTGGATCAGTAGCGGTTTCAACGATGCGCCTCGGCGAGGCCGTCAAAGACCGCATCCGGCGCAACAGACAATTATGGCAGAGCCTGAAAACCGTGAAGGACTACGTTTCTCGCCGCCTGTCCAGATGA
- a CDS encoding outer membrane protein, with protein MSDLSIKAALAVIATFAVAPVLAADYVQPPVVIEEPVVVEQPVEFGGWYIRGDVDYHKSKMRGSEYITYGAPCGPGCGGAGGTKSFDKTELKSTFSIGAGVGYQLNRYFRTDLTLDYWSKSKFKGSTSDDGNYGCGSPTIPCQSVDRAKMSALVLLANAYVDLGTWNGLTPYVGAGIGGAHIKWGDLENDANVGYAVHKGSKNWRFAYALMAGASYCLTENTMIDAGYRFSRINGGRMFEYNGAGPGFDKGFNTHEVRAGLRYNFGGASQCAQPETAVYVPEPIYTK; from the coding sequence ATGTCTGATCTTTCCATAAAAGCGGCGCTCGCCGTGATTGCAACTTTCGCCGTCGCGCCGGTCCTTGCCGCCGATTATGTTCAGCCGCCGGTTGTCATCGAAGAGCCCGTGGTCGTGGAACAGCCGGTGGAGTTCGGCGGCTGGTACATTCGCGGTGATGTGGATTATCACAAGTCGAAAATGCGCGGCTCGGAGTACATCACCTATGGTGCGCCGTGCGGTCCCGGTTGTGGCGGGGCGGGCGGCACCAAGAGCTTCGACAAAACGGAACTCAAGAGCACATTCTCGATCGGCGCCGGTGTCGGCTATCAGCTCAACCGGTATTTCCGCACGGATCTTACGCTCGATTACTGGTCGAAGTCCAAGTTCAAGGGCAGCACGTCCGATGATGGCAACTATGGTTGCGGCAGCCCCACCATTCCCTGCCAGTCCGTCGACCGCGCAAAAATGTCCGCGCTCGTGCTGCTTGCCAATGCCTATGTCGATCTGGGCACCTGGAACGGGCTGACGCCTTATGTCGGCGCAGGTATCGGCGGCGCCCACATCAAGTGGGGCGATCTGGAGAATGACGCCAATGTCGGCTACGCCGTTCACAAGGGCAGCAAGAACTGGCGCTTTGCTTATGCGCTGATGGCCGGTGCATCCTACTGCCTGACCGAAAACACCATGATCGATGCCGGCTATCGCTTCAGCCGCATCAATGGCGGGCGCATGTTCGAGTATAATGGCGCCGGTCCGGGCTTCGACAAGGGCTTCAACACCCATGAGGTGCGCGCCGGCCTGCGCTACAATTTCGGCGGCGCCAGCCAGTGTGCCCAGCCCGAAACCGCAGTCTATGTGCCGGAGCCGATCTACACCAAGTAG
- a CDS encoding amino acid ABC transporter ATP-binding protein: MAFIELSGIEKSYSGHQVLKGIDLDVEKHQVVTLIGASGSGKSTLLRCINALETIDRGTVSVDGDVVSGPGVDLDRLRRKVGMVFQSFNLFPHMTVEENIAVGPIRLLGEDRGAALKRARELLERVNLAHRASYYPDQLSGGQQQRVAIVRAIAMRPEALLLDEITSALDPELVAEVLNIVRDLARDGMTMILATHEMQFAREVSDVVVFLEQGKLLEKGPPAQIFGEPKEERTRAFLKQIIEAGRL; encoded by the coding sequence ATGGCTTTCATCGAACTTTCGGGCATCGAGAAGAGCTATTCCGGCCATCAGGTGCTCAAGGGCATCGACCTCGATGTGGAAAAGCATCAGGTGGTGACGCTGATCGGTGCATCGGGCTCCGGCAAGTCGACGCTGCTGCGCTGCATCAATGCGCTGGAGACGATCGATCGCGGCACCGTTTCTGTGGACGGCGACGTCGTCTCGGGGCCGGGCGTCGATCTCGACCGTCTGCGCCGCAAGGTCGGCATGGTATTCCAGTCGTTCAACCTGTTCCCGCACATGACGGTCGAGGAAAACATCGCCGTCGGTCCGATCCGCCTTCTGGGCGAAGATCGCGGGGCGGCGCTGAAGCGGGCGCGCGAATTGCTGGAACGGGTCAACCTCGCGCACCGCGCCAGCTACTATCCCGACCAGTTGTCCGGCGGCCAGCAGCAGCGCGTCGCCATCGTGCGCGCCATCGCCATGCGGCCGGAAGCGCTGCTTCTGGATGAGATCACCTCCGCGCTCGACCCCGAACTGGTGGCGGAGGTGCTCAACATCGTGCGCGATCTGGCCCGCGATGGGATGACCATGATCCTCGCCACGCATGAAATGCAGTTCGCCCGCGAGGTTTCCGACGTCGTGGTGTTCCTTGAACAGGGTAAGCTTCTGGAAAAGGGGCCGCCCGCGCAGATATTCGGCGAGCCGAAGGAAGAACGCACGCGCGCCTTCCTGAAGCAGATCATCGAGGCGGGACGCCTCTGA
- the trpB gene encoding tryptophan synthase subunit beta, whose product MNKPATPNSFRTGPDEQGMFGIFGGRFVAETLMPLILDLEEEWNKARTDPEFRAELQALSTFYAGRPSKLYFAEGLTRHLGGAKIYLKREDLNHTGSHKINNCLGQILLARRMGKTRIIAETGAGQHGVASATVAARFNLPCVVYMGATDVARQSPNVFRMKLLGAEVRPVESGHGTLKDAMNEALRDWVTNVEDTYYLIGTAAGPHPYPELVRDFQSVIGTEARAQVLEQEGRLPDVIIAAVGGGSNAIGLFHPFLDDKEVRIIGIEAGGRGLDGVEHCASMNAGRPGVLHGNRTYLIQNEDGQIIDGHSVSAGLDYPGVGPEHSWLRDTGRVEYVPILDDEALEAFQLCTRTEGIIPALESAHAIAQAVKIAPSMDKEQIIIVNLSGRGDKDVHTVASMMGMEI is encoded by the coding sequence ATGAACAAGCCGGCCACGCCAAATTCATTCCGCACCGGCCCTGACGAGCAGGGCATGTTCGGCATTTTCGGGGGCCGTTTCGTGGCCGAAACCCTTATGCCGCTGATCCTCGACCTTGAGGAGGAGTGGAACAAGGCCAGAACCGATCCCGAATTCAGGGCCGAGCTTCAGGCGCTTTCCACCTTCTATGCCGGGCGCCCGTCGAAGCTCTATTTTGCCGAGGGTCTGACCCGGCATCTGGGCGGCGCGAAAATCTATCTCAAGCGCGAGGACCTGAACCACACGGGTTCCCACAAGATCAACAACTGTCTTGGCCAGATCCTGCTCGCCCGTCGCATGGGCAAGACCCGCATCATCGCCGAGACGGGTGCCGGCCAGCATGGCGTGGCCTCCGCCACCGTCGCAGCGCGCTTCAACCTGCCCTGCGTCGTCTATATGGGCGCGACCGATGTGGCCCGCCAAAGCCCCAACGTGTTCCGCATGAAGCTTCTGGGCGCCGAAGTGCGGCCGGTGGAATCGGGCCACGGCACGCTCAAGGATGCGATGAACGAAGCCCTTCGCGACTGGGTCACCAATGTCGAAGACACATATTACCTGATCGGCACTGCGGCCGGGCCGCACCCCTATCCGGAGCTGGTGCGCGACTTCCAGTCGGTGATCGGCACGGAAGCGCGCGCGCAGGTGCTGGAACAGGAAGGACGCCTTCCCGATGTGATCATCGCTGCCGTAGGCGGCGGCTCCAACGCCATCGGCCTGTTCCATCCTTTCCTCGATGACAAGGAGGTCCGCATCATCGGCATCGAAGCCGGCGGTCGCGGTCTCGACGGCGTCGAGCATTGCGCGTCGATGAATGCGGGACGCCCCGGCGTGTTGCACGGCAACCGCACCTATCTGATCCAGAACGAGGACGGCCAGATCATCGACGGCCATTCCGTGTCCGCCGGTCTCGACTATCCCGGTGTCGGCCCCGAGCACAGCTGGCTGCGCGACACGGGCCGGGTCGAATATGTGCCGATCCTCGATGACGAGGCGCTGGAGGCGTTCCAGCTCTGCACCCGCACCGAAGGCATCATCCCGGCGCTGGAATCGGCCCATGCCATTGCCCAGGCCGTCAAGATCGCCCCGTCGATGGACAAGGAACAGATTATCATCGTCAACCTGTCCGGACGTGGCGACAAGGACGTGCATACCGTGGCCTCGATGATGGGCATGGAGATCTGA